The following coding sequences are from one Humulus lupulus chromosome X, drHumLupu1.1, whole genome shotgun sequence window:
- the LOC133806059 gene encoding uncharacterized protein LOC133806059, giving the protein MAYDFEPVYECFRKQSLPNFEGKAHPMVVEDWLKSVEAIIDHMELNDHQIVSCAAHVLKVDARIWWDVVKQTRDLHTMTWADFVQAFSKKYYNAAVLATRVDEFVTLVQGRLSLTAYAHKFDRLARFAPKIVLKLVKYMVEMFMHEEIVPTEAMQFQRFVKGLKPTIVRDVKMNNAEVVSYAEILE; this is encoded by the exons ATGGCCTATGATTTTGAGCCAGTCTATGAATGCTTTAGGAAACAATCTCTACCTAACTTTGAAGGGAAAGCCCACCCTATGGTGGTAGAAGATTGGTTGAAGTCAGTAGAGGCTATCATTGACCATATGGAGCTGAATGACCATCAGATAGTTTCATGTGCAGCTCACGTACTTAAAGTGgatgcaaggatatggtgggatgtggtaaaGCAAACCCGTGACCTACACACTATGACCTGGGCAGACTTTGTGCAAGCGTTTagcaaaaagtattacaatgcAGCCGTACTGGCAACAAGGGTTGATGAATTTGTGACCTTGGTTCAGGGAAGACTTTCTCTCACTGCATATGCTCATAAATTTGATAGGTTGGCACGGTTTGCACCTAAGATAGTGTTgaaattggttaaatacatggtggaaATGTTTATGCACGAAGAG ATAGTACCAACTGAGGCTATGCAATTCCAAAGGTTTGTGAAAGGACTAAAGCCCACGATTGTGAGGGATGTGAAGATGAACAATGCTGAGGTGGTTAGTTACGCTGAGATTTTGGAATAA